Part of the Sporosarcina sp. FSL K6-2383 genome is shown below.
ACCGGATGTCAAAAGTCCATCTCCGAGTGGCACATGCGTATTTAACTGATCTTCCACAGCATCCTCCAGCCGCTTGCCTGATGGATGTCTAGAAGGCTGAATAGCTGCGTCATAATAAAGCGATTGAATGGAAACGGTATACGCTCCACTCTGTCTCGCCTTATTTGCCACATCAATCGGTACTGGATTACGACCCGAAGTCGAAATAACAATTACTGTATCATCTGGACGAAAATCGAGTTGGTCTTCAAATGTTTGTATAAACGCAGCATCCTTCTCATGCGCAGAAGCTTTTGTCGCTCCTTTATGTAGCATAAGAGATTCGATAAAAATCGGTTGTACAGGCACTAAACCACCCGCGCGAAAATAAGATTCTTCTGCAATCAAATGCGAATGCCCACAGCCAAACAACTGAATAATACCGCCACGTTCAAGACGTTTCGCAATTTCAACCGCTACTTTTTCAATCGTTTGCTGTTCCTCACTCGAAACTTCTTGCATCAACGTGTCAATGCCTTCAAAATATGGATTCACTGTACTCATACCCCCTAACTTCACTTATGGGACTTATAACAATCCGCTCAAAACATAGGCTGATTGAAATCAGACTAAGCTATAGGCGTCTTTATCAACAATTAGCGTTACATCATCATGATTCCATAAATAAGAAGCTGGGAAATCTTGTGAGATTTCTTTGCTCAACAATTGCTTCACAGCTTCCGCTTTGCTTGTTCCTGAAGCAATCAAAACGATTTTTTTGCTTTTCAATATAGATTTAATACCTGTAGTGACAGCATGTGTTGGCACATCATCAATTGACGGGAAGAAACGTGCATTACTTTCACGAGTAGATGCCACTAGTTCAACGACATGCGTCAAGCTTTCCGGATCTGTTCCCGGCTCATTAAAGCCAATATGTCCATTTGTACCGATTCCAAGAATTTGCAAATTAATTGGACCGACACTGTCAATAATTTCTTCATAACGCACACATTCCTCTTCTGGCGACACAGCCATTCCATTCGGCACATACGTATTGTCAATCGCAATATCAATGTGGTTGAATAGGTTTTCAGCCATAAATGTATGGTAACTTTCTGAATGGTCTGTTGGCAAACCAATATACTCATCTAGATTAATCGTATTCACATTTTTATAAGATACGCCACGTGTTTTAACACCCTCGATTAAGCTTTTATACATTCCGACTGGTGTTGAACCTGTTGCTAGCCCAAGAACAGATTGAGCGTTTTCAAGAACCTGTGCCTCTACTAATTGAGCTGCCTGTGCACTTGCTTCATCATAATTATCAAATACTAATACTTTCATCATAGTTCCTCCTTTGAATATGTGAGATTCCCTCTACAAATGGTCAACTGAACATTCCAGTCCTCGTCGACGATTGTAAGGTCCGCATCTTTGCCCGGCTCAATCTTCCCTTTATTGACAAGACCGAGTTGGTTTGCAGCATTGGTAGATGTCATAGCAACGAGTTCGGCCAATGTACAATTCGTCATGGCCTTCATGTTTTTCGCTGCATTCTCCATCGTTAAAATACTACCCGCAAGCGTGCCATCTGGCAAACGTGCGTCGTTATGCGTCACTTCTACGTCTTGCCCACCTAAATCATACGTTCCAGGCGGCAAACCTTTCGCGCGCATCGCATCTGTAATGAGTATAATACGACTAGCCCCTTTTTGACGATACGCCAAATTTACTGCTTTTGGGTGACTATGAATCCCATCGACGATCAATTCAACCATTGCCGTATCCTCTAAAAAAGCTCCTCCGACAACACCAGGCTCCCGATGATGGAATGGACTCATCTGATTGTACAGATGTGTAATATGGTTTGCCCCAGCCTCAACTGCACTATGAACAATGTCAGAAGTCGCATCCGTATGACCTAGAGACGCAACAACACCACTCTTTGTCACTTCTTCAATAAACGCAAGCCCATTTTCCAGTTCTGGCGCAACCGTCACAAGTTTAATACGATTGCCACTGAGTGCTTGCCATTTGTTAAAGAGTTCCGACGAAGGTGCAATCATATGTTCAACCGGCTGTGCACCTGCTCTTTTTGTCGATACAAAAGGTCCCTCCAGATGAACCCCTAGCATTTCAGCTTGCGTTTCATCCGCAGTAAAAAGACTCGCATTATGTAACGCAGCGGAAATAGCTTCATCTGACTGCGTCATCGTCGTCGCTAAAAAACTCGTAGTCCCTTCACGCGGTAGCGCACTTGCAAACCCGTTCAATGCTTCGGTCGTTGCATCCATTGTATCGAAGCTAGACGCCCCATGAATATGTACATCTATAAACCCAGGAACCACAGTCCAATTTTTACCCGCCGCATCAATATGAACATCTGCCACTTTGGCAATGGAAGCCGCGACCTCTTTAATTTTACCATCTTCTACAAAGACATCACCTGTAAAATGTGAATTTTTTGCATCTGCAATCGTAATATTTGAAATTAATAACGATTTACCCACTAGATTTCCCTCCTAATGACAAACCAGAAAAATGCTCATAGCATTCCCTAGTTTGATGTCGATTATTATAAAACGTCACTTTCACTATACACCTTGTTAGACTGGCTATCTAGCAAGACCATTTGAATGTTATGTACAATGCAAAGTAACTGATTATCTACTCAAGATGGCGGAGCGAATTGTCGCGATAGCGGAATAATTGAAACTTTTAACTAAGCATTACGTATATACTTAAAAAGGAGTGATTGTTATGCATTGGATTTTCTGGGGTTCCATTGTAGCTTTTCTCGTAGTCATCAATCTTGTGGATTTTTTAACTGGGCGGAAATATAATTTTAGCGAACAGGAAGAATCATTGAATCAGAACATAGCGAAAGCCGGTGCCCAACGAGAAGTGGGACGTTTCGATCACCATAATATGCCTTAAATTATGATTGAAATGAAAAAAGAACTTCAAATAAGAAAAACATAGGGAGATTTTAGTCTTCCTATGTTTTCATTCATATTATTTATCTGTTTGATTTTGTTTTTTTTTCAAATACTCCGCACGTATTTTTTCAAGTTGCTGCTTTTTATCAAATTTGGCCGGCTTGTTTTTTTCATGATACTTTGCTACAGCCATATGTCCTTTGCTATCCAATTGATATTTCCCCACTTTGTTCACCTACTTTTCTTGTCTTTAAAGAGAATTTATTCAACCAATATAATATACCTTATTTTACTGAAGTGTTAACACTATTCTGTTCATCAACTTTTATAATTTTACATT
Proteins encoded:
- a CDS encoding SIS domain-containing protein, coding for MSTVNPYFEGIDTLMQEVSSEEQQTIEKVAVEIAKRLERGGIIQLFGCGHSHLIAEESYFRAGGLVPVQPIFIESLMLHKGATKASAHEKDAAFIQTFEDQLDFRPDDTVIVISTSGRNPVPIDVANKARQSGAYTVSIQSLYYDAAIQPSRHPSGKRLEDAVEDQLNTHVPLGDGLLTSGELLYGPASSIMANLLLHATFNRVMEIMIADGQEPPVFKSSNIDGSAAHNERMIAKYSNRIHF
- the nagB gene encoding glucosamine-6-phosphate deaminase → MMKVLVFDNYDEASAQAAQLVEAQVLENAQSVLGLATGSTPVGMYKSLIEGVKTRGVSYKNVNTINLDEYIGLPTDHSESYHTFMAENLFNHIDIAIDNTYVPNGMAVSPEEECVRYEEIIDSVGPINLQILGIGTNGHIGFNEPGTDPESLTHVVELVASTRESNARFFPSIDDVPTHAVTTGIKSILKSKKIVLIASGTSKAEAVKQLLSKEISQDFPASYLWNHDDVTLIVDKDAYSLV
- the nagA gene encoding N-acetylglucosamine-6-phosphate deacetylase, coding for MGKSLLISNITIADAKNSHFTGDVFVEDGKIKEVAASIAKVADVHIDAAGKNWTVVPGFIDVHIHGASSFDTMDATTEALNGFASALPREGTTSFLATTMTQSDEAISAALHNASLFTADETQAEMLGVHLEGPFVSTKRAGAQPVEHMIAPSSELFNKWQALSGNRIKLVTVAPELENGLAFIEEVTKSGVVASLGHTDATSDIVHSAVEAGANHITHLYNQMSPFHHREPGVVGGAFLEDTAMVELIVDGIHSHPKAVNLAYRQKGASRIILITDAMRAKGLPPGTYDLGGQDVEVTHNDARLPDGTLAGSILTMENAAKNMKAMTNCTLAELVAMTSTNAANQLGLVNKGKIEPGKDADLTIVDEDWNVQLTICRGNLTYSKEEL